The following coding sequences are from one Thermogemmatispora onikobensis window:
- the guaA gene encoding glutamine-hydrolyzing GMP synthase: MSNHARRQAIIVLDFGSQYSRLIARRIREHHVYSELVPAETTLEQLQREKAHLDIKGFILSGGPASVYDAQAPRCDPAILQSGLPVLGICYGMQLLAHQLGGHVAPARGRREYGPATIELQPVAGEQGRAVEIFADLPGADATAGDGDRSLRVWMSHGDSVDQLPPGFTVLARSESNPCAAIAGPGGLVGLQFHPEVTHTPQGRAILRNFLFRVCDCRADWTPGSVIDETVAQIRSRVGEARAICALSGGVDSAVAALLVHRAIGERLTCIFVDTGCMRAGEPEQVVETFSRHLHIPLIAVDARRRFLARLEGITDPEQKRKIIGEEFIRVFEEEALRLAQEQGSISFLVQGTLYPDVIESAGRDTASTATRIKTHHNVGGLPEEMTLQLVEPLRWLFKDEVRELGLALDLPEEWVWRHPFPGPGLAIRVIGAVDEQRLETLRAADAILIEELRRAGLYRQVSQAFAVLTPVRSVGVMGDGRTYAQVVALRAVTTEDFMTADWARLPYDLLARVANRIVNEVPGVNRVVYDITSKPPATIEWE; encoded by the coding sequence GTGTCAAACCACGCGCGTCGTCAGGCCATCATTGTGCTCGATTTCGGCTCCCAGTATAGCCGCCTCATCGCGCGGCGCATTCGCGAGCATCATGTCTACAGCGAGCTGGTGCCAGCTGAGACCACGCTGGAGCAGTTGCAGCGTGAGAAAGCTCACCTTGATATCAAAGGGTTTATTCTCTCAGGTGGGCCGGCCAGCGTCTATGACGCCCAGGCCCCGCGCTGTGATCCGGCCATTCTCCAGAGCGGCCTGCCGGTGCTGGGCATTTGTTACGGCATGCAACTACTGGCGCATCAGCTTGGCGGCCACGTCGCTCCGGCTCGGGGCCGGCGCGAGTACGGGCCAGCGACCATTGAGCTGCAGCCCGTCGCTGGTGAGCAGGGCCGGGCCGTGGAGATCTTCGCCGACCTGCCAGGGGCGGATGCCACGGCAGGGGATGGGGATCGCAGCCTGAGAGTATGGATGAGCCACGGTGACAGCGTCGACCAGCTGCCGCCCGGCTTCACTGTGCTGGCGCGGAGCGAGAGCAATCCCTGTGCAGCTATTGCCGGGCCAGGCGGTCTGGTTGGTCTTCAGTTTCATCCCGAGGTCACGCACACCCCGCAGGGGCGAGCAATCCTGCGCAATTTTCTCTTCCGCGTCTGTGATTGTCGCGCGGACTGGACGCCCGGCTCGGTCATTGACGAGACCGTGGCCCAGATTCGCAGCCGCGTGGGTGAGGCGCGTGCCATCTGCGCTCTCTCCGGCGGTGTTGACTCTGCAGTCGCGGCTCTGTTGGTCCATCGTGCCATTGGCGAGCGTCTCACCTGCATCTTTGTCGACACTGGCTGCATGCGAGCTGGCGAACCTGAGCAGGTCGTGGAGACCTTCAGCCGCCATCTGCATATTCCCCTGATCGCCGTCGACGCGCGCCGGCGCTTTCTGGCTCGCCTGGAAGGAATCACCGACCCCGAGCAGAAGCGTAAGATCATCGGCGAGGAGTTTATCCGTGTCTTCGAAGAGGAGGCCCTGCGCCTGGCGCAAGAGCAGGGGTCGATCAGCTTCCTGGTTCAAGGGACGCTCTACCCTGATGTCATCGAGAGCGCAGGGCGCGATACCGCCAGCACCGCCACGCGCATCAAAACCCATCATAACGTTGGTGGCCTGCCAGAAGAGATGACGCTGCAGCTCGTGGAGCCGCTGCGTTGGCTCTTCAAGGATGAGGTCCGCGAGCTTGGCCTGGCGCTTGACCTCCCCGAAGAGTGGGTCTGGCGGCATCCCTTCCCCGGGCCTGGTCTGGCCATTCGCGTCATCGGCGCTGTCGACGAGCAGCGTCTGGAGACCCTGCGTGCCGCCGATGCTATCCTCATCGAGGAACTCCGCCGCGCCGGCCTCTATCGTCAGGTCAGCCAGGCCTTCGCCGTGCTCACTCCCGTACGCAGCGTCGGAGTGATGGGCGATGGCCGCACCTACGCTCAGGTCGTGGCGCTGCGCGCCGTGACTACCGAGGACTTTATGACCGCGGACTGGGCCCGCCTCCCCTACGATCTGCTGGCCCGCGTCGCCAATCGCATCGTCAACGAGGTGCCTGGCGTCAACCGCGTCGTCTATGACATCACCTCGAAGCCGCCTGCAACCATCGAATGGGAGTAG
- a CDS encoding SDR family NAD(P)-dependent oxidoreductase — MGRLDGRVAFVTGAGRGIGAATVLRMAEEGARVALVDIDVEGCQQVAQELERLGAQCLVLPCDVSKNAMVEEAVEKTVSQFGRLDILVNNAGIIRDNLLFKMSEEDWDAVMAVHLKGAFLCSRAAQKHMVQQRYGRIISLSSTSALGNRGQANYSTAKAGLQGLTRTLAIELGPFGITTNAVAPGFIDTEMTRSSARRQGLDPEEVIAEASKRIPVRRVGQPRDVANVICFLASEEAGFVNGQIIYVSGGPAPRS; from the coding sequence ATGGGACGACTTGATGGACGAGTAGCCTTTGTGACCGGAGCCGGGCGCGGGATTGGCGCAGCGACAGTGCTGCGCATGGCCGAGGAGGGCGCACGTGTCGCCCTGGTCGACATCGATGTGGAGGGCTGCCAGCAGGTCGCACAGGAGCTGGAGCGTCTGGGGGCGCAGTGTCTTGTGCTGCCTTGCGACGTCTCCAAGAACGCTATGGTTGAGGAGGCGGTGGAGAAGACAGTCAGCCAGTTTGGACGGCTCGATATCCTTGTGAACAATGCGGGGATCATTCGCGATAACCTCCTCTTCAAGATGAGTGAAGAGGACTGGGATGCGGTCATGGCCGTACATCTGAAAGGCGCTTTTCTGTGCAGTCGCGCCGCGCAGAAGCACATGGTGCAGCAGCGCTACGGTCGCATTATTTCTCTCTCCTCGACCTCGGCCCTGGGCAATCGGGGACAGGCCAACTACTCGACAGCCAAAGCGGGTCTGCAGGGCCTCACGCGCACCCTGGCCATCGAGTTAGGCCCTTTTGGGATCACGACCAACGCCGTAGCCCCCGGCTTCATTGATACCGAGATGACCCGTTCTTCGGCCCGCCGGCAGGGACTTGATCCCGAGGAAGTCATTGCGGAGGCCTCTAAGCGCATTCCCGTGCGGCGCGTGGGGCAGCCGCGGGATGTGGCTAACGTCATTTGCTTCCTGGCCTCAGAAGAGGCTGGCTTTGTCAACGGGCAGATCATCTATGTCTCAGGGGGACCGGCGCCGCGCTCCTGA